In the Malassezia vespertilionis chromosome 1, complete sequence genome, one interval contains:
- a CDS encoding uncharacterized protein (EggNog:ENOG503NW23; TransMembrane:11 (o29-50i113-132o172-192i422-446o466-487i514-533o568-591i612-635o641-662i674-699o705-728i); COG:S) — MAMAAEPMCKPSGGGGSSSENRDTSTSTVISSMILAIIMAAIFFPLFLMFRPRFRNIYRPRTYLSKPPSRNVTPLSDGLVSWIPQYFRIPDSEILRANGLDAYMFLSYLNMMLWIFVPIAIFTWIVLLPLYAARNFGDPNNPDKPGSDPSMGFNMFTFGKIIATDPQNQKRAAGALIVHYICTAWILLNLHWRMKHFIQLRQEFLISRSHRNLPMARTLLVTGVPNEYLSETKLTQIYNQLPGGVQKVWINRDLKELPKLVEERDKTSLKLEGAVAKVVKTAAKLQRKGKIDTPNMDPNSVPSLESALQFLPEKKRPHHRLGKIPCCGEKVDTITYCRSELQRMNQEITGLRQQAVNDYETFPPQSSAFLMFNTQLSAHLAANSIACHEPYRMANRYVEMNPEDVIWSNLNLNPYEQKIRSLLSWVATWATVIFWCIPVAIVSALAQYDKLVSIPFMTWVSCIPSVPTGIIKTVLPTAALAILNSLLPPWLRYLSRLGGIPTKNRVELSTMTRFFIFQVIQNFLFLTIVQGIVQNEQKFINSISDPSAFVTQISNAIPPASTFFLQMIMLYGLGAAPGMLLMIAPLIVYYIKIYLLGSTPRKVWHLKNDMGAPAWATLFGGFMLFVVIGLGYMILQPIVSGFAAFSTLLLYFAYRYLFLYVFDCKPQNETGGLFFVKAISFTFIGLYVSTVVVALMYFFNSGSNTAFVAFGVLTILLLVIQIAHHYFLMNSYGPLLYGVPLDLVLASQNADKAEFGSDPQHMQPQQTMLQQQLPEKDAYYMNSQGEMVCAPQAQGHVVQMEEPKQLGNKTENQEMHDAFLNPAQISKQVVQWYPNDNLGIGRAEAAADYKAGYKATVNHAYVTEKGKIDEDAEYLPGTGSA, encoded by the coding sequence ATGGCCATGGCGGCGGAACCTATGTGCAAgcccagcggcggcggtggttCGAGCAGCGAAAACCGAGATACCTCGACATCCACCGTAATTTCCTCCATGATCCTCGCCATTATTATGGCGGCGATTTTTTTCCCCTTGTTCCTCATGTTCCGTCCGCGCTTTAGGAACATCTACCGGCCCCGTACCTACCTTTCTAAGCCCCCGTCGCGCAACGTGACGCCGCTTTCGGACGGCCTTGTCTCCTGGATCCCCCAGTACTTTAGGATTCCTGACTCGGAAATTCTGCGTGCCAATGGCCTAGATGCTTACATGTTTTTGAGCTATTTGAACATGATGCTTTGGATTTTCGTGCCGATCGCGATTTTTACTTGGATTGTACTTCTCCCACtgtacgccgcgcgcaactTTGGCGATCCAAACAATCCAGACAAGCCTGGCTCTGACCCCAGCATGGGTTTCAACATGTTTACGTTCGGTAAGATTATTGCGACGGACCCCCAGAACCAGAAGCGTGCCGCAGGTGCATTAATTGTGCATTACATTTGCACCGCATGGATTCTGTTGAACTTGCACTGGCGTATGAAGCACTTTATACAGCTTCGCCAAGAGTTTCTCATTTCGCGCTCACACCGCAACCTGCCCATGGCCCGCACTTTGCTTGTCACCGGCGTGCCGAACGAGTACTTGAGCGAGACCAAGCTCACGCAGATTTACAACCAGCTTCCCGGTGGTGTCCAGAAGGTGTGGATCAACCGTGATTTGAAGGAGCTTCCCAAGCTCGTTGAGGAGCGTGACAAGACCTCCCTCAAGCTCGAGGGTGCAGTTGCCAAGGTGGTCAAGACTGcggccaagctgcagcgcaaaggcAAGATTGACACGCCCAACATGGACCCAAACAGCGTGCCGAGCCTGGAATCTGCACTGCAATTTTTGCCCGAGAAGAAGCGTCCCCACCACCGCCTGGGCAAGATCCCTTGCTGTGGCGAAAAGGTTGACACTATCACTTACTGCCGTTCTGAACTCCAGCGCATGAACCAGGAAATTACTGGCCTGCGCCAGCAGGCTGTGAACGACTACGAGACGTTCCCACCGCAGAGCAGTGCTTTCCTCATGTTCAACACCCAGCTGTCTGCTCACCTTGCGGCCAACTCGATTGCCTGCCATGAACCCTACCGCATGGCGAACCGCTACGTGGAAATGAACCCTGAAGATGTGATCTGGTCGAACCTTAACTTGAACCCCTATGAGCAAAAGATCCGCTCACTCTTGTCTTGGGTTGCCACTTGGGCTACGGTTATCTTTTGGTGTATTCCTGTGGCTATCGTTTCTGCGCTGGCACAATACGATAAGCTCGTGTCTATTCCATTCATGACCTGGGTCTCGTGCATTCCCTCTGTTCCCACCGGTATCATCAAGACTGTTTTGCCCACTGCTGCTTTGGCCATCCTTAATTCGCTTCTGCCTCCGTGGCTGCGCTACCTTTCGAGGCTGGGCGGTATCCCAACCAAGAACAGGGTGGAGCTTAGCACCATGACGCGCTTCTTCATCTTCCAGGTCATTCAGAACTTCCTCTTCTTGACCATCGTCCAAGGTATTGTTCAGAACGAGCAAAAGTTTATCAATTCGATCAGCGACCCGTCTGCATTTGTCACGCAAATCTCCAACGCTATCCCACCAGCATCGACCTTCTTCCTGCAGATGATCATGCTCTACGGTCTCGGTGCTGCGCCTGGTATGCTCCTAATGATTGCGCCTTTGATCGTGTACTACATCAAGATCTATTTGCTTGGCTCTACGCCCCGTAAGGTGTGGCACTTGAAGAACGATATGGGCGCACCGGCCTGGGCTACCCTGTTTGGTGGTTTCATGCTTTTCGTCGTTATTGGTCTTGGTTACATGATTCTGCAGCCCATTGTGAGTGGCTTTGCCGCCTTCTCAACGCTTTTGCTTTATTTCGCATACCGCTATCTTTTCTTGTACGTGTTCGACTGCAAGCCGCAAAACGAAACGGGTGGTCTTTTCTTTGTCAAGGCTATCAGCTTCACCTTTATTGGTCTCTACGTGAGTACCGTTGTGGTCGCGCTCATGTACTTCTTCAACTCCGGCTCTAATACGGCGTTTGTCGCGTTTGGTGTGCTGACAATCTTGCTTTTGGTGATCCAGATTGCACACCATTACTTCCTGATGAACTCCTACGGTCCTTTGCTCTACGGAGTCCCACTTGACCTAGTGCTTGCTTCGCAGAATGCGGACAAGGCCGAGTTTGGAAGCGATCCCCAGCACATGCAGCCTCAGCAGACCATGCTTCAGCAGCAACTGCCGGAGAAGGACGCGTACTACATGAACAGCCAAGGCGAGATGGTTTGTGCACCGCAAGCACAGGGCCATGTGGTGCAGATGGAAGAGCCAAAGCAGCTGGGCAACAAGACGGAGAACCAAGAGATGCACGATGCTTTCCTCAACCCTGCGCAAATCTCCAAGCAAGTGGTGCAGTGGTACCCCAACGACAACTTGGGCATTGGCCGTGCCGAGGCCGCTGCAGACTACAAAGCTGGCTACAAAGCAACTGTCAACCACGCGTACGTCACCGAGAAGGGCAAGATTGATGAGGACGCCGAGTATCTCCCCGGTACTGGTAGTGCTTAG
- the URM1 gene encoding Ubiquitin- modifier 1 (COG:O; BUSCO:EOG09265K1R; EggNog:ENOG503P6W9) encodes MSQVAYCWRDEAATRYGRIWVGTVSSELTYSGGTELLLAPPHAKTHELTLPWNEGKGGTKRPDVRALVDYIKQNLITEREELFVEGDNVDWELEGEMDYVLQDKDHVVFISTLHGG; translated from the exons ATGTCGCAAGTTGCATATTGCTGGCGCGATGAAGCAGCTACACGTTACGGTCGAATTTGGGTAGGTACGGTCAGCAGCGAGCTTACGTATAGTGGAGGCACAGAGCTGCTTCTTGCGCCCCCTCATGCCAAGACACATGAGCTTACTTTGCCTTGGAACGAGGGCAAGGGCGGCACAAAGCGGCCCGACGTTCGCGCACTGGTCGACTATATAAAGCAAAATCTCATCACGGAGCGCGAAGAACTGTTTGTGGAAGGGGACAATGT CGACTGGGAGCTTGAGGGCGAGATGGATTATGTGCTCCAGGACAAGGACCACGTTGT